TACTCAATCTACCTTAAATTATTGCCGCACCAAACGAACAGTGGAAGAAATACAGCATTTTTTACGCAACGAATACAGTTTAAGTCCGGCAATGACCAATTATTTCCTCGAGCAGCTGGTAACCTTTCAGTTGCTCATCACGAATTTTCAGCCCAATATTATCGGGCCAGATTATTATGGCCGTATTGGCTATTCACAGGCTGACAAAAAGAATGATTATATCATTTCTGAAAGAAAAAGAATAAAAGGACAGCTATCTGAAAGAAGACTACAGATACTGGCCGAGCTCACTGAATTTCTCTCTAAACACACTCTTGTCCATTCAAGTCCGGCACTGGATGATTTCAGGCGCAGATTTGTAAAAAAATTTGAGCACAAAGAAGTTCCGCTGCAGATTGCAATGGACCCTGAAATTGGCATAGGCTACAGGTCAATGACTATCAGCAAAGATGAGGATCAGCTAATCAGTGAACTAAAGAAAAACCGGGAACAGGAACAAACTTATAATCTGCCTTATACTACGCTGCATCAGTTTATTCTCAACCAAATGCTCCAGCATAAAACTGTACAGCTTAATGATTTTAAAGAACCGGGAATAATTCCGCAGCATCCAATTGCTAATACAATCAGTGTATTTCTTCAATGTATAGATGAACATCTGGTTATAGGGAGTGCTGGTGGCTGTACTGCCAATTCATTATTGGGCAGGTTTTCACTGGGGAGTGAAGAAATTACCGAAATTGGCCGCAGGTTTGTCCGGATTGAGCAGGAGGCTAATCCTGGTGTATTATTCTTTGATATCGGTTATCAGATTGAAAAACATGCCGATAACATTAACAGAAGAAAATCTATATATGATTACGAATTACCGATATTAAGCTGGTCAGAAAGTAAACATATGCTGGCGCTTGATGACATTATGGTCAGTGTAAGAGGTGAAGAACTGCTGCTCCATTCTGTAAAATATGGTAAAAGGCTGATTCCCAAATTAGCTTCTGCCTATAACTATGCCCGTTCAGATCTGGCAGTTTACAGATTTCTGTCAGATATACAGCACCAGGGTTTGCATTCAGGTCTGGCGTTCAGTTTATCAACCATTTTCCCGGGGCTTATTCATTATCCCAGGGTACAGTATAAAAATGTGATCCTCTCTCCCGAAAAATGGCTGGTGCCTGAAGCTATCTGTCAGGAAACAGGAGCTGCCGCTTTAGCCGGGTTATACGGCTGGTTGAAACACATTAATCTGCTGAAACCCTTTAAATGCGGTGACGGGGATCAGACCCTGATCTTTAACCCGGAAACAGAAGAAGACATGCAATATTTCCTGCTGTTTTGCCGGAATAAGGAACAGCTGTACATTGAAGAGACCTTTATCCCTGCCCGACCACAGATTACAGATGAAAATAACGAACCTTATCTTCCTGAATTCATTGTAAACCTGGAACATAAAGAACAGATCTATATGCCCTATCCGCTAAAAGGCTTATGGAATAATGAAAAGTACTTTTCCAACCTGTTTTTACCCGGAGAAGAATGGCTCTATTTTGAAATATACTGCCATACTGCTAAATCCAATTCTCTACTGCTGCATATCAGCAGGAATCTGATCACTCCGCACAGTAAAAAAATAAAGAAATGGTTCTTTATCCGCTACAATGATCCTGCCGATCATATCCGTCTGAGGTTACAGCTCAAGGACATCAAAGACGGGCATGAGCTGACGGCCGGTCTTTCTGATTTGCTTGCACCCTATATCAGCTCAGGTATCGTGGCCGATTTACAGCTTAAAATCTACAGACAGGAAACTGAACGTTATGGATTGGAAAGAATGAACCTGGTAGAAACATGTTTTGGAATTGACAGTGATTTTGTACTGGCTGTTCTCGCCAAACCATTTCACACTAACGATCTCTATATCTTGTCCATTACATTAATCGAAAACGTATTATACCGTGCAGGCTACACCTTAGAGAAACAATTGCAGTTTGCAGAACAAATGCATACCAGTTTTGCTGCCGAATTCCGTGTACAGACTGAAGGGGTAAAAAAGATAAATCAGAGTTATAAGGATTTTGATTTTGACAGCCTTACTATATCATTAAATAAGTTACAGCAAAAAAAAGCGGAAAATACTGAAGTCTCTTTTTTGAATAGTTTAAATGCCTGCCGGGAAACAGAGAAAAACAGTATGCTGGCAGATCTTTTTCATATGCATACCAACAGATTTTTTCATCATGACCAGCGTATGCATGAAATGATTATGTATAATTTTCTGACTAAGCGGATAAAAATGAAGATCGGCAGATTAAAGAATTCAAAAACAATATGTTCTGATAAAATTTAATTAAAAAAATAGATTTTGCATTCAACAAAATTACTATTTTTACCTAAGTGGTAACATGCGCATTTTCTCTATTATGAAAATTCAAATGAAGCTCTAAGCTATAGATAATCTATGAAACCTTCGACCAAAAATTATTACAATACTCCTTCAGTTTTGGTAAAGAGCCTGGAAGCAATCGAAAACTTTCAGGCTGCACATAAGCTTTTTCTCAAAAAAAAAACGGAGGATTCAAGAAAATCTATG
This portion of the Pedobacter lusitanus genome encodes:
- a CDS encoding lantibiotic dehydratase; this encodes MKLTISPVSITRTPVFSHQQDLGIVWDELKAYIQESSPSFFEMIKDYEYEDLRSLEPKIRFTIWKYFNRAKFRATPYGNFAAFSVIPVSKESNPEPVTLSKSHIVHRFINWQEKENFNFDSKWLIRHAGFLTTNTTAYIGGGELRYINTDNGTFELSAIEAEETTQSTLNYCRTKRTVEEIQHFLRNEYSLSPAMTNYFLEQLVTFQLLITNFQPNIIGPDYYGRIGYSQADKKNDYIISERKRIKGQLSERRLQILAELTEFLSKHTLVHSSPALDDFRRRFVKKFEHKEVPLQIAMDPEIGIGYRSMTISKDEDQLISELKKNREQEQTYNLPYTTLHQFILNQMLQHKTVQLNDFKEPGIIPQHPIANTISVFLQCIDEHLVIGSAGGCTANSLLGRFSLGSEEITEIGRRFVRIEQEANPGVLFFDIGYQIEKHADNINRRKSIYDYELPILSWSESKHMLALDDIMVSVRGEELLLHSVKYGKRLIPKLASAYNYARSDLAVYRFLSDIQHQGLHSGLAFSLSTIFPGLIHYPRVQYKNVILSPEKWLVPEAICQETGAAALAGLYGWLKHINLLKPFKCGDGDQTLIFNPETEEDMQYFLLFCRNKEQLYIEETFIPARPQITDENNEPYLPEFIVNLEHKEQIYMPYPLKGLWNNEKYFSNLFLPGEEWLYFEIYCHTAKSNSLLLHISRNLITPHSKKIKKWFFIRYNDPADHIRLRLQLKDIKDGHELTAGLSDLLAPYISSGIVADLQLKIYRQETERYGLERMNLVETCFGIDSDFVLAVLAKPFHTNDLYILSITLIENVLYRAGYTLEKQLQFAEQMHTSFAAEFRVQTEGVKKINQSYKDFDFDSLTISLNKLQQKKAENTEVSFLNSLNACRETEKNSMLADLFHMHTNRFFHHDQRMHEMIMYNFLTKRIKMKIGRLKNSKTICSDKI